The following proteins are co-located in the Vigna unguiculata cultivar IT97K-499-35 chromosome 9, ASM411807v1, whole genome shotgun sequence genome:
- the LOC114163198 gene encoding NAC domain-containing protein 91-like, with protein sequence MSSVECYPSRGDDVAVVSLDSLPLGFRFRPTDEELIDYYLRQKINGNGAEVWVIREIDVCKWEPWDMPDLSVIRNKDPEWFFFCPQDRKYPNGHRLNRATSHGYWKATGKDRKIKSGMILIGMKKTLVFYTGRAPKGKRTNWVMHEYRPTLKELDGTNPGQNAYVLCRLFKKHDESLEVSHCDEAEQTPSTPIAANYSTEEIQSGLAVVAVSPSLVTGDDKHQKIVPTHSEEAISNVITPVDCHSDGYEASDAQNKYLAPAAEEFQPWNVDMCYDLKNELLDDKLFSPELAHVQPEFHYQPNRESDSRYGLQYGTNETNISDFLNSVVNWDELPYEEPNCQQWTYPSFNVQNGALGSDIDSELANIKYMQAGYAEEANDRKIPLVIAPEFCSTTGIPISRGGDEQKSNVELFQSISQRDFTDANMGQVYNIVNDYQQPRIYNSVPSGDTGIIRRTRVVQNEKLSANVTQGTAHRRIRLAQKARNELSNKIVKKELDLKPIIAVEEKGSENHASEESATLTNDGNELQKTAEANGTRKISRQVTKASSTLGLKDFLLLRRVPYISKATSNPTKCSSIFVVSAFVMVSLVVFTDICGYLKF encoded by the exons ATGAGTTCCGTCGAGTGTTATCCGTCGCGAGGCGACGATGTCGCCGTCGTGTCGCTGGATTCTCTACCGTTAGGGTTCCGATTCAGACCTACCGACGAGGAACTCATCGATTACTACCTGCGGCAGAAGATTAACGGCAATGGTGCCGAGGTTTGGGTTATCCGAGAAATTGATGTCTGCAAATGGGAGCCGTGGGACATGCCTG ATTTGTCGGTGATACGGAACAAGGATCCGGAATGGTTCTTCTTCTGTCCACAGGACAGAAAGTACCCAAATGGGCATCGATTGAACAGAGCAACAAGTCATGGATATTGGAAGGCGACTGGGAAAGATCGTAAAATAAAGTCTGGGATGATTTTGATTGGAATGAAGAAGACTTTGGTGTTCTACACTGGTCGTGCACCCAAAGGGAAGAGGACCAATTGGGTTATGCACGAGTATCGCCCCACCTTGAAGGAGCTCGATGGCACCAATCCTGGACAG AATGCATATGTCCTTTGTCGCTTGTTTAAGAAACATGACGAAAGCCTTGAAGTTTCGCACTGTGATGAGGCAGAACAGACTCCGTCAACTCCGATTGCTGCCAATTACTCTACGGAGGAAATACAGTCGGGTCTGGCTGTTGTTGCAGTATCCCCATCACTTGTTACAGGGGATGATAAGCACCAGAAAATTGTCCCTACGCACTCTGAGGAAGCAATATCCAACGTTATAACTCCGGTTGATTGCCATAGTGATGGATATGAAGCTTCTGAtgcacaaaataaatatttggcACCAGCTGCAGAG GAGTTTCAGCCTTGGAACGTTGATATGTGTTACGACCTAAAAAACGAGCTATTGGATGATAAGTTATTCTCCCCTGAACTTGCACATGTTCAACCAGAATTTCATTATCAACCAAACAGAGAATCAGATAGTCGGTATGGGCTTCAATATGGCACTAATGAGACGAACATTTCAGACTTTTTGAATTCGGTGGTTAACTGGGACGAACTACCCTATGAGGAGCCCAATTGCCAACAGTGGACCTACCCCTCGTTTAATGTTCAGAATGGCGCATTAGGCAGCGATATAGATTCTGAACTTGCCAATATAAAA TATATGCAAGCTGGTTACGCTGAGGAGGCAAACGACAGAAAGATTCCTTTGGTGATAGCTCCAGAATTTTGCAGCACCACTGGCATCCCCATTAGCCGTGGTGGTGATGAGCAGAAGAGCAATGTTGAGTTATTTCAAAGCATTTCCCAGAGAGATTTTACCGATGCCAATATGGGCCAAGTATACAATATTGTCAATGATTATCAGCAACCCAGAATCTATAATTCAGTTCCTAGTGGGGATACTGGAATCATTAGGAGGACACGAGTGGTTCAAAACGAAAAGCTAAGTGCAAACGTAACACAAGGTACAGCGCATAGGAGAATTCGTTTGGCGCAGAAGGCGCGAAATGAACTCTCAAATAAGATAGTGAAAAAAGAGCTTGATTTGAAACCAATCATTGCTGTG GAGGAGAAAGGTTCAGAAAACCATGCTTCGGAGGAAAGTGCTACGCTTACTAATGATGGGAATGAACTGCAGAAGACAGCAGAGGCAAATGGCACTAGAAAGATTTCTCGTCAAGTTACAAAAGCAAGTTCTACCTTGGGGTTGAAAGATTTTTTATTGCTCAGAAGGGTGCCATACATTTCAAAGGCTACTTCCAATCCTACCAAGTGCTCTTCTATTTTTGTAGTTTCTGCCTTTGTAATGGTCTCATTAGTGGTCTTTACTGACATCTGCGGATATCTTAAATTCTAA